The Natrinema caseinilyticum genomic sequence CACCCGCACACGCTCGTTCACGGCGACTACAAACTCGACAACGTCATGTTCGCGCCGGGAACGCCGCCGGAACTCGTCGGCGTCTTCGACTGGGAGATGGCCACGCTCGGCGACCCGCGTGCGGATCTCGGCTGGATGCTCTCGTACTGGCGCGACGCGAAAGACCCCGAGCCGTCGATTCCCGAGTTGACGACCCAGTTCATGGAGCGAGAGGGCTACTCGAACCGAACCGAACTGGTCGAACGCTGGGAGGACCGGACCGGCTACGAATTCGAACAGGAACGATTCTACCGAACGCTCGCGGTCTACAAGCTCGCCGGGCTCGGTGAAATGTTCTTCCGGCGCTACCTCGAGGGCAACAGCGACGATCCGATGTATCCGCTGATGCGCGAACGCGTACCGGCGCTTGCCGCGCGAGCGAAGCGGATCATCGAAGGCGACGAACCGTTGTAGGAACTCGAATTCGCACCTGTGGCACTTTTCTCGAATCTCGTCGACGGACGATGACCCGCCCCGAGCGAACCGGTAGAACCGGGACGGCCGGGAGAAACGAAAGAAAACATTACAAGAGTTTTGGCGGGACGGGAATTTGTATACGGTTTGTGGTGGGTTTGATTGAACTCTTAACAATGGTAAGGACGTGTCGGTGGTATTAAGACATTCCAGGTCGACGACACGCCCATGTCACTCGAAAACATTGACCGCGTTGCGGTTCTCGGCGCGGGGAACATGGGACACGGAATCACCGAAGTAACGGCGATGGCCGGCTACGACGTCACGATGCGGGACATCAAAGACGAGTTCGTCGACGACGGCTACGAGTCGATCGAGTGGAGCCTCCGAAAACTCGAGGAAAAGGAGATGATCGACGAACCGGCCGACGAGGTCCTCTCGCGGATCGAGACGACGACGGATCTCGAGGAAGCGGTCGTCGACGCCGACCTCGTGATCGAGGCCGCGCCCGAAGAACTCGACCTGAAACACGACATCTTCAGCGACCTCGAGGAGTACACGAGCGACGACACGCTGCTCGCGACGAACACCTCGAGTCTGCCGATTACGGACATCGCGGAGGTCGTCGATTCCGCCGAGCGCGTCCTCGGCCTCCACTTCTTCAACCCGCCGGTGAAGATGGATCTCGTGGAGGTCATCTACGGCGAAGAGACCGGCGACGAAGCGGCCGAAGCCGGCTACGAGTGGGTCGAGTCGATCGACAAGACGCCGATCTACGTCCGCAAGGACGTCCGCGGATTCGTCGTCAACACGATCGTCGGCCCGTTCGGCGGCGAGCCGGCCTGGATGGTCTCCGAGGGCGAGGCCACGGTCCGACAGGCCGACGCCGCGATGGTCCACCAGCGCGGGTACCCCATGGGTCCGTTCGAACTCGGCGATCTCACCGGCATCGACGTCGGCTATCACGTCCGCAAGGAAGGCGGGAGCCCGATCCCACCGATCACGGAGGAGAAAGTCGAAGCGGGCGAACTCGGACAGAAAACCGGCAAGGGCTTCTACGACTACGAGGACGGCGATGGCGCCGACTACGAGCGCGGTGACGGCGACGGGTTCGATACGCTCCGCGTCGAAGCGCGCATGATCAATCGCGCGGCCTACCTCGTGGGCGAGGGCGTCGCCAAACCCGAGGAAGTCGATACGGGCGTCCAGCTCGGCCTCGGGTTCCCCGAGGGCATCTGCCGACGTGCCGACAAGATCGGCCTCGACACCGTCCTCGAGAAACTCGAAACCCTCCACGAGGAAACGGGCGCCGAGCGCTTCGAACCCCACCCCTACCTCGAGGAACTCGTCGAAGACGGCGACACCGGCGAGGACGCCGGCGCCGGCTTCTACGACTACGACGACGACGGCGGACTCGGTCCGTTCCACAACCTGAACTACGAACTCGAGGACGGCCTCCTGCAGGTCGAACTCGACCGGCCGTCCCGGCTGAACGCGCTCTCGGCCGATCTGCTCGCCGAGGTCGACGACCTCTTCGCTTCGGTCGACACCGACGAGGTTCGGTGTGCGACGATCGAGGGGGCGGGCGATCAGGCGTTCAGTGCAGGCGCCGACATCTCCGGCTTCAGCGACGCGGACCCGACCGATCTGATGGACGTCACGCCCGCCTTCGAGACGGTCAACGACTTCCCCCGCCCGGTCGTCGCGAAGATCGACGGCTTCTGTCTCGGCGGCGGCCTCGAGCTCGCGCTGGCCTGTGACCTGCGGATCGCCACCGAACGCTCGTCGTTCGGCGCACCCGAGATCGGGCTCGGTCTGATCCCCGGCGGCGGCGGCACGCAGCGGCTCACCCGGATCCTGGGGGAAACGCGCGCGAAGGAACTGGTCT encodes the following:
- a CDS encoding 3-hydroxyacyl-CoA dehydrogenase/enoyl-CoA hydratase family protein, coding for MSLENIDRVAVLGAGNMGHGITEVTAMAGYDVTMRDIKDEFVDDGYESIEWSLRKLEEKEMIDEPADEVLSRIETTTDLEEAVVDADLVIEAAPEELDLKHDIFSDLEEYTSDDTLLATNTSSLPITDIAEVVDSAERVLGLHFFNPPVKMDLVEVIYGEETGDEAAEAGYEWVESIDKTPIYVRKDVRGFVVNTIVGPFGGEPAWMVSEGEATVRQADAAMVHQRGYPMGPFELGDLTGIDVGYHVRKEGGSPIPPITEEKVEAGELGQKTGKGFYDYEDGDGADYERGDGDGFDTLRVEARMINRAAYLVGEGVAKPEEVDTGVQLGLGFPEGICRRADKIGLDTVLEKLETLHEETGAERFEPHPYLEELVEDGDTGEDAGAGFYDYDDDGGLGPFHNLNYELEDGLLQVELDRPSRLNALSADLLAEVDDLFASVDTDEVRCATIEGAGDQAFSAGADISGFSDADPTDLMDVTPAFETVNDFPRPVVAKIDGFCLGGGLELALACDLRIATERSSFGAPEIGLGLIPGGGGTQRLTRILGETRAKELVFRGNHIDADRAEDWGLINRSVDRSEFDDTVGEFVDDLRTGPPIGLKVAKKVMNEGQDASLDAALALESQGFGLLSSTDDVVEGTVAFAEDREPEFEGE